A section of the Primulina eburnea isolate SZY01 chromosome 1, ASM2296580v1, whole genome shotgun sequence genome encodes:
- the LOC140807463 gene encoding uncharacterized protein, translating to MKSLETQIGQLANALRDQNRGQFPSNTEVNPKEQCKAVTLRSGNELEVQSPKKMVQSEKSVEDVEFEVITENMVEDSKTKVVQPPAFKPAIPYPQRFKKKSLDDQFAKFLEIFKKIHINIPFADALEQMPNYAKFIKDVMSKKRKLHEFETVKLTEECSAILQKKLPQKLKDPGRNWSLEKLNQPLLPYSLQTEVLHMEEDNDAPLIFGRPFLATGRALIDVNKDELTLRVGGEEVIFNIYQAMKGSNEVSTCKIIDVIDSCVSFDCAGTRDPLESCLVGATEAVSEEDWEVKEQLVALELLHKEKKMDALIEELNVEEKIEVISPSPDLKELPSHLCYAFLGEKLTYPVIISSSLTIDEKDKLLRVLREYKTALGWSISDIRGISPTICMHKILMEESYTPYVDHQRRLKPAMKEVVKNEVLKLLNAGVIYAISDSYNQIAIALEDQEKTTFTCPYGTFAFRRMPSRLCNAPATFHRCIMAIFSDMVEEIMEVFMDDFSGIVLGLKVSSKELEVDRAKVVAIEKLPPPKNIKGIRSFLGHAGFYRRFIKDFSKITKPLCNLLEKDSTFIFDDDCLQAFEKIKRALVTAPIMIVPDWK from the exons ATGAAATCTTTGGAGAcgcaaattggacagttggctaATGCTTTGAGAGATCAGAACAGAGGTCAATTTCCGAGTAATACGGAAGTTAATCCAAAAGAGCAGTGCAAGGCAGTCACTTTGAGGAGCGGAAACGAATTGGAGGTTCAAAGTCCCAAGAAGATGGTGCAAAGTGAGAAGTCAGTGGAAGATGTTGAGTTTGAGGTTATAACAGAGAATATGGTTGAGGACTCTAAGACAAAAGTTGTACAACCTCCTGCATTTAAGCCTGCCATTCCATACCCGcagaggttcaaaaagaagaGTTTAGATGATCAATTTGCAAAATTCCTTGAGATTTTTAAGAAGATACACATAAATATACCATTTGCTGATGCATTGGAGCAAATGCCCAACTATGCCAAGTTCattaaagatgtgatgtctaaaAAGAGGAAGCTGCACGAGTTTGAGACAGTGAAGCTTACTGAGGAGTGCAGTGCCATCCTACAAAAGAAATTACCACAAAAATTGAAAGATCCAGgaa gAAATTGGAGTTTGGAGAAGTTAAACCAACCACTATTACCCTACAGCTTGCAGACAGAAGTCTTAC atatggaagaggaTAATGATGCTCCATTAATCTTTGGGAGACCGTTCCTGGCAACTGGAAGGGCATTGATAGATGTGAATAAGGATGAACTCACCTTGAGAGttggtggagaagaagtcattTTCAATATCTATCAAGCCATGAAGGGATCAAATGAGGTAAGCACTTGTAAAATCATTGATGTTATAGACTCATGTGTATCCTTTGACTGTGCAGGAACTAGGGACCCTTTGGAGAGTTGCTTGGTTGGAGCTACTGAAGCTGTCAGTGAAGAAGACTGGGAAGTGAAAGAGCAACTGGTGGCTCTTGAATTATTgcataaagaaaagaaaatggaTGCGTTGATTGAGGAGTTGAACGTCGAAGAGAAAATAGAGGTAATATCACCCTCTCCTGATTTGAAGGAACTGCCAAGCCACCTATGTTATGCATTCTTAGGAGAGAAGTtgacatatccggtaatcataTCTTCCTCCCTTACTATtgatgaaaaagataaattattgagaGTATTGAGGGAATATAAAACTGCCTTGGGATGGTCGATTTCTGATATTAGGGGAATTAGCCccactatatgcatgcataaaattttaatgGAGGAGTCGTATACTCCTTATGTGGATCATCAGAGGAGATTAAAACCGGCAATGAAAGAAGTTGTGAAAAATGAGGTGCTTAAATTGTTGAATGCTGGTGTGATATatgctatttctgata gttataaccaGATAGCTATAGCACTagaggatcaggagaagactacttTTACGTGTCCCTATGGCACGTTCGCTTTTAGGAGAATGCCTTCTAGGCTATGCAATGCACCGGCCACTTTTCACAGGTGTATAATGGCTATATTTTCAGACATGGTGGAAGAAATcatggaagtcttcatggatgacttctcg GGCATTGTCCTTGGACTTAAAGTATCATCTAAGGAATTAGAGGTGGATAGAGCCAAGGTGGTTGCAATTGAAAAACTTCCTCCACCAAAGAACATCAAAGGAATAAGGAGCTTTCTAGGACATGCGGGGTTTTATCggagattcattaaagatttttctaagatcACTAAACCCTTATGTAATTTGCTTGAAAAAGATTCCACATTcatatttgatgatgattgtttgcaggcttTTGAGAAAATCAAGAGGGCATTGGTGACAGCACCGATCATGATAGTGCCGGACTGGAAATAG